From the Arctopsyche grandis isolate Sample6627 chromosome 2, ASM5162203v2, whole genome shotgun sequence genome, the window gaattttaccgcacgccactgatatgtatactaaccgtttttcatatgtatacatggtaaacgaacattttcgactttttgacATTCGGTCCGGTGACGGGTCACCCATTTCTGATTTGTTGTCTCGTATTGATTGGAAAAATTTAAAACGTTGCTCAGTATTGACATTTTTGCCTTGTATTTTCTTTGTTAAGCTAaagtttttaatgttttttctaataaatttgttcaattttggtacctatgtacatacatatattgtgttgtGAATGTTTTCATTAcaaatttatagtttatatttgaaaaaagaaaGTCGTTCCTTGCCTAATTCTTAGCAATTAAGCGACTTGGACAAATGTTCTATAAAgatttaacatttattttagGTTTTAGGTTACAATTTACGCAGCATTTATCAATCATTTATGATGTTCTTTTATCAGCATTAAATCAATTACCGTCAATTCAAGTAGAATTGTTGAGGAATGCGAAGGTTCTTTTACTATCACTGATCATCAATTGTTCATTTCAAGTAAAATATTAGTGCCGtaataaatacgaaaattcAAATCGAAATTTGCATTTAATACAGTTCGAGTTTAATTCGGCTGAGGAGTCGAAACATTTCAAGTGGAgtcagagtcgtaaaaaatcaaccgactccaactccttattattattatttttaattaacagtattacggtatgcgtgAACTAGAAgtatctaattttattgaagtaaatcgactaataaatttgaatttaatgattcctttataaaaatcatgaatttaaattaaattataaataaaatcgttgaattacacacattttgatatatttatttttgatatttgatatatcattaccaataattcaataaatcgggttacatgtaaatttttagtgatttttttattccatgctattaaatttgttcaaattggagtcagagtcggtaaattttgatctgaCTCCACAGACCTGATTTAATTACACAGTATTTTAgtcataattatatataatattttaaagaaaaaaaaaactagaaaaaCCTATGCAAAAATAAGACTGtggagtatttaaaaaaaaacgcgtCTGTCTTCAATGTCAAAAGTTcagactgtttttttttatacatacatatttatatatgcatatgaccTTTTCCAGACATGAAAAATGGGTTTGGTGATTTTTTCTGTACAGCATGtttacgatttaaaaaaaaacgcgtCTGTCTCCAATGTCAAAAGTTCagactgtatttttttttatacatacatatttatatatgcataagACCTTTTCCAGACAAGAAAATATGGGTTTGGTGATTTTTTCTGTACAGCACGTTTACGAATGCCAACTTTTCATACAATGACTATTCCGGACActgattatattacatatagcaCTGTACCTTAATATGTACCGTGTTAATGTCATTAATCAATGCGACGAACAGGCTAACCTCTAATATTCGATTTTGATGATTCATTCTCGCCACAGACAAGAAGCCATACACATTCGTTACACGTACAATGCAACTTAAAAAGAAAAGGGGAATTTTTCACGACTTTGGCTTTGTTAAAACACCATCTTCAAAACTGCGTCTTAAATGAGTCTTATTTAGACGCTTCAATtgcgaattttatttatattttccatgtTTGAGTCACAGCGTAACTCGCTGGCTAAGCAATTATTTACCAGTTGAggggtcgtgggttcaaatcctttcaaaaatttattcgatCTCGTTGCCGGCAAGATCTGAATGATCATATAGTCCAGATCGATCGTCCAAACCAAATCCAACCTATCTACCAAAATCATaaggctatttgcaggtactatgtctgtgacaggcgcaaagccttctgcgcatgcgtgtgaacttataatccgattataatttcttatatttaatgtatgctagacttgtttaatcaatcgttcattatacatgaggcaaatagatttcgcacgttattataatagatttatatcatttagctagttcgcggcttgttcTTGTATGTGgttattatacgttgtatatgataataattttctaacaattaataatattaactaatttggattatatttttaccTCTACGTCACttaacgagttcgaactaaattttaagaggtttaaaacaaagttttaacagtaaacacgctgacagtgacagttcacgcgtatgcgcagaaggctttgcgcttgtcgcagatatagtacctgcaaatagccaataattcgcagatatagtacctggaAATAGCCAAtgatttgcagatatagtacctgcaaatagccacaatcaAATCATAATCCATTATTTCCGCTCCGGAAAGCAAATAAGAAAACCACTGCAGATAAAAATCTTTCCCAAGACAACTTTATTATTTGCTTATGTATACAGGTATAcatccattttttattttacacgacatctatggtcaaacattgtacctAAGTATTCAACACattctacgtatgtacatatgtagtaggtagatatatttttaaacatcaaGAAATTCGATGCAATGAATTTTCGAAAAGTTAAGGGGAGGGAGGGtgtctattttaatttatttttagttttatttaacgaggatgccgattttatcttttcttttagttttatttcatcagtatttttacaaaaaaaaacatatcttagcagccaacatctatttatttaaccctttgcctgtggcaataaatatagcgaacaagccctgtacgcggcacctttttcgcgaatttggcaatcgagttttcgaccttaaaatacagattttaatatttactccagtaaccagatatgttaattaacacattaagtattattttaaagaataaaatacataatatatctcgtagttttggcttaattgtcaaataatcattcttcatacaattgagacgtgaTGTCACATAAACTAGGTTTCAGAAtgattccacaaaaaactaattttgactggtatatattcattttaagcaaattgaatagatggcattcaactatcagtaatatattcaaccaattttgaaccttaaaacaattgaaataggcgcatatgaggctcaaaatcccgtgcaaagttcagaaattatatggaagacagccgcgctacagacttgtcgcccaaagcttccatagaagacggccgcgggcaaacggttaagggtcaggataggttaggttaagttaagttggccctattcatttaagattaggttgttagggtcggtattattcagtctcagtgtcacacgcgtGAACTGAGAAAgcgagaccgcatattaaagtggGCTATTGtccactaaaaaaaaaaaaaactaacactGAAGCCATTtgtaaaattgattatttatacgCTATTTTTTTGTGTCTAGATAATTTTGACAGCTTGCACTGATATATGGTCAACTAAATCTTATTTCATATGATAATATATACGGTATATAATTTACATGAACAAACcgaatgtattgtatataaatttgtttacGTCCTGCATatactttaaatatatattcattttatacattCAGAGAGGAAGCTGTCTTCTACAAGTTACTCTTTGGGTATTACGGTGGCCCCTGAAACGCCAATACCGACACCCCTCGGTACGTCGTTGTTTTCAATTGTGTTTTCACATACGCTCGGAGTCGACATATGATATTGAGAGTTTTCATTTGAAACGTTTCAGTGGGGGTGGAGATGACCGCAACAGACACTCCTATCCGTTTCAGCGGCCACACCCTGGATAAAGCAACCAAGGCTAAGGTTAcgcttgaaaattattacagcAATCTTATAGTCCAACATTTGGAACGGAAACAAAGGTTTGCATCGTTATCCTATTACTTTATCTTTTGGTAGATTATACATTGctttttaatatatctatatatacatatatgtatatttattttttttcaacagaTTAGCTAAGTTAGAAGAATCTCTTAAAGAAGAAGGCTTAACCGAAGCTCAAAAGCAAGAGAAAAGGCTTCAACATGCCCAAAAAGAGACGGAATTTTTGCGACTTAAACGTTCGCGTCTCGGCGTTGAAGATTTTGAATCCTTGAAGgtaattttagtattattttataacaatgAGACTTTGAGAAAGATCTAATATTATTCTCCCACTTCCGAAAGCACTTATTAAAGTCGGCTTTTGGAGCACTCTAGCCGACTTGTTGCATTCTCGTTATACTGAAATCAATTTCATTTTGGATAATTTTGCTATTCACTTGATATATTGAGTGGTTTAATCCAATTTTCAAAgcaatgtatgtagttacaaaaATCCCTTTCTTTGGAGAGAAAGTTCTTTGTTCACCGGAAATtattatgcttttttttatagtaaaattaatACTTTAGCATGATGTCATTACGGATTTTAccctttgatttttaaatgctttttattaactaaattatgttcacaatacatcttatatctattttaatagctactgatctactgctcattttctattttacaattttaatttaattttgttagtaatcattgtattatattattctaatgttaatatacagcataataggaaaaagagctcaaagacatatttacaattcttataaattttgctcataatattaatttaagactctctaaagtcgactgtgtttaggtaatctgtgggATTTTACCATTTAAACTTATTGTAAAttagaaatcatattcaaatagtgtcaTGGTTTTGCCAATGATACAATCCCAAAATTTGATTTCCGGTTTTTTGATTTTACTCTTCAATGTACATGGATCCAAAAATACACGTTTCGGATACTTTCCGAACTTACGTACAAACCTCATGTTGATGAattagtgtatttttttatatgtaatatataattttgaaagagattttgtatgtgactattgttggttcatagaaaaataaatgaatattcaaataaatttaaaatgtttactattagtttaaggggtttatattacaaataccgagcgaagccgggtaaaaacactagttattGATAGTTTAAACATTCCTTCGAAGGTCATCGGACGGGGGGCGTTTGGCGAGGTGAGATTGGTACAGAAAAAGGACACAGGGCATGTTTATGCAATGAAAATTTTGCGAAAGGCCGACATGCTTGAAAAGGAACAGGTACGGTGGATCAAACAATGActcatttgaaatataattgttttttatttaatattgatttttgttttcgGGTGGGCAGGTCGCCCACGTACGAGCTGAAAGAGATGTCTTGGTGGAGGCCGACCACCAGTGGGTGGTCAAGATGTTTTACAGTTTTCAAGACCCGATGAATCTGTACTTGATAATGGAATTTTTACCGGGCGGCGACATGATGACCCTGTTGATGAAGAAAGATACGCTTAGTGAAGAGTGCACGCAGTTCTACATGGCAGAAACGGCGCTTGCCATCGACAGTATTCATAAACTTGGATTCATACACAGGTtactagtttattattgaattaCATTACCTTCAAACCAAACCGAGCTCTCCCAGATGAAtccattttatttcaaacacCGACTCATTATCGATTCAGAACGTACATGCATGTGGTAAGTGTATTTTCATATCTCATCATTGTTACTTGGATACTTGCCACACTGCTCTGTAGATCAATTTGAAGATGACTtcggttttgtttttgtttgagAAATAAAGTTCGAGCATCTGGGCAATTAACTAGGAGTTGATAGTGAACAAGAGCATCTTTCTAAATATAACAGGTTTTCATTTATGCTATATTCCGATtagggccggctcaaaggtgcagcatACTAGGCACTTGCCTAGGACGCCATAGACAAGGGGCGCTGCGGGGCGCcccccatttttctttttttgattatttaattgaaaaaaaaataataatttgtctttctttgaacttatacaacattctatattcaattcaatttttctactcgaagtaacaatactgaatgtaaaatattataatttacgaggaacgcaggaagtcaactgtcaaatatcaacgactcgcgaataaaacttgtaaaacagcaaactgtcgtcggtacaaatggtaattttgaattgtattttatataaaataccgctcaaatatatgtatttatgtatatatgaatatatatcagggatggatttgcttcatgaaatatcttaaccaatcgtattcgaaagaagaaatgtcactctataaaattcttcaattcattgttgaatataaattaatgtcttcattaccgaattaattcatagatatccatatttaattttattcataaaacgtgcctattttgaataaaaattttaattaatttttttgtttttgtcttcatgtaatttattgtttaaaaatttaaaatgagggaggggggaagggggggggttGAAACCAATTTGCCTAGAGGCACCATATATCCTCGAGCCGGGCCTGATTCTGACTATGAAATAAAAGTTGCCGTCTTTCTTGTTACAGACTGAGTCAATTGCTGTGGTCTTTTCATTGAGTATTTGTTTTAATGtgcttttaatttgttttttcagAGATATTAAGCCTGATAATTTATTGTTAGATGCAAGAGGTCATATAAAGTTAAGCGATTTTGGGCTATGTACTGGTTTGAAGCAAAGTCATCGCACAGATTTTTACAGGGACTTGTCCAGAGCCACCCCGTCGGATTTcagtaatattttttaacgtttattaaaattgtctttacatatatacatatataaattcgtTCAGTTTGAGTGATTGAATTCTGTATCGAATTTCAGTTGTTACTAGCGGTAGTCCTATGGATTCCAAACGTCGTGCTGAATCGTGGAAGAAGAACCGTAGGGCTCTAGCATATAGCACTGTCGGTACTCCGGATTACATAGCGCCAGAGGTTTTTCTTCAAACTGGCTACGGATCTCAAGCTGATTGGTGGAGCTTGGGTGTAATAATGTATGATCTATTTCTATCTTTGATAAACTGTGCCTTTTTTGTTTGTTAGATTATTaagtaatttataattattatattataataatatatagaagtAATGAGTGCAAATGTTTAATATTGGAATATAACTTGATTGCGTTTTTGCTGTTGCAgcgattttttaaatactttaatagtATGTAATATGAATTTGCGCGTTTCATGATGTGTATAATGGATCAAGAAATTAAAATTAGTTTGATTTTATgagaatttaactttttttagttattgattatataatcttaaatgaattcaTAGTATAAATCAAGTAAAAATTAAGTTGACATCATTTGAATCacatgcgtatttttttttcatcaaatttattatatttaatatttgtgtaTTGTTGTTTAATgcgaatatttatgtaaattattacTGAATCTAGAAGTATTCTGGTTTTCAGATGAATATAAATACAGTCAAATTCTGttataacaaattttaaaattatcagtatagcaaataatttaaaaaaaatattttataacgaaTTTtcagtataatattaatatattctcAGTATAGTTAAATATGTTctttaaagtttattataatgtGATTTGACTGGATAAGGCTGGCTAGTAGCAAAGTCGTTGTGATGGAATTGAAATAAGGCATGCGTATACCTACATACTAGATCTGTCAgtattagaaaaattggcaataattcaacgttttttgcaattaaaatgcTACACATATTGAATTGATCTGTGATTACGTTATTATGTATGTCTCAATCAGCTGATGGGTTGAGTTTGATTTAACATACGCTTTCGTATTGAAACCTAATATTGAAGTTGAAATGTTAATATCGCGATGGCTTTGTTATTACTCATTGAAGGATTACATTGCGTTGACATTCAACATGTAAGTAATTGTTTGACATTGgaactatttttatataatataatagcaaaTTCATAAAATTATGCACTTCAGATCGATGCAAATCTTTTAGGAGAGGTTATTTAGTAGATATCTGGCTACACTTACCTTAGTACCAAGTCTTACGGTTTTATTATACGCTATTAATACAATAATCAACAGTGTTATCTTTATTTTTGTGTTGTTTTCTGTTACTCTAGTGTGTATTTATTCCATGATATACATAAACACGCATCTAGAAATGTCGGAAACTTTGGTTAAAGTGACGGAAATTGTTTATCTCATGGCAACTTTCaagtttaacaaaaaaattcagCACCCTAAGATGTTCAAAACCTCTCTGGACTATGCCTTTTCTAATGGTATATCATTTATCTAGATATTTCGCCAATTTTTATTAGAACTCTGATACAAAGATCGTTTATACAAACGCCCCGACagaacaaaacaaataaatttgttcTGCAGGTGCGGAATAAATATGGATTATCTTGAAAGTCACAATACTTGGTACTAAGGTAAGTGTGGCTGGATTGCTTCTAAATGACCTCATCTAATACCTCCTAAAATATTTGCATCGAGCTGAAGTGCACTCTGTATAACAGTTATTTCTTTCTGCAATtgcttataataataaatattcactaAGTTGCTAATGTCAAGAAATTACTCACGGGTTGATTTAagaaatacatttgtatatgcttAGTTTTAAGTATCTATTCTAATGTAAAACTAAacctttcatttattatttgacTGTTCACAATTTCATGACAGGagtgttaaaaaaaaaccacttatGCATGATgtgctcatacatatgtatatactgtataCTTTAATGGCTAAATTTAATCGAGATAATGTTGaactttttgttattattatttttttttatctacatatgtatataatgtgtgTTAACCTCAAATTTTTACATAGGTATGAAATGCTCATCGGATATCCGCCTTTCTGCTCTGACAATCCTCAGGAGACGTATAGGAAAGTGATGTCATGGCGCGAAACGCTCATATTTCCACCTGAGGTTCCGATTTCGGAAGAAGCTAAAGAGACAATTATGCGATTCTGTTCGGAACCAGACCGCAGGTAGCCCAtagatgtatttacatattactcTTCCTCTATTTCTTGCGTGATGATATCTCCCATAATCCTCTTACATTTTTGATACtccttattttgtttttttacatcTGAACATTTCTTCTACATCTGATTAGTTGTATGGTTATGTCTAGAATTATATATAAAGATTTATAGAACTTTACCCAAATTACAATACCTTTCAACCATTTCCAGGAGAACCTATCTTGTACTGCTTCTAAAATATCATGTGggatcttaaccctttgaatgctgaccaacgccgatcggcgttttgccaagtcTATGGGCTTGACAGAcgctgataggcgttgtattttgagcatgtacaaagtaaacaagaatactacttgcaaagcctttccaggtagcattgaaaaaatgcattgaacatgggtcgtgtaagactggtttacacgggaatttctgaatttattaccaaagcagaatttctcgatggaaatccctgactgctgagtattttagattgtggcttggcatttagatagtgagcattacatttcaacaacaatgaagaagatggaactagttttggaaaaatacattaccttcttttgtttattttatattgttgcaagatatattagtaAAGAGCGGAACCCGAGCGCGCTGTTAATTGTTCACattttgtaaatgcattgttaaaggtttgccgaaccttttttacaaagcatttacaataatggaacaatagacggcgcgcttccggtcctacctctaattttTAGCATGGCGGGccttcaacagaaaagacgtctcAAAGGGTTAACCTTTTCTACTtatactttttttcttataaccTTCCTGTATTTTCTAAGCGATGTGACGCGACATGGCTATAGTTTTGCACACGTAAAAAACTAGGGATATAATGGCCAAAACTCACGCCTggggtgttttcggtgatattttatccttgtattgacataggtttgacagtgatcgataacggtgattcccatatttgaagaaatgttggagaaacttgtcgaaataataagatcgtaagaattagcaatgacatgaggatacgcccatcacagctggagtctacttaGGCAAGCTGTGCTGTAAGATTCAGTGTTTATGCGCCCTTGGCCTTGTCACGTCACATTAGTTCAATCGAGACTTCTTATGAAGTTATCtatttgttttgaattgtcgaattgCAGGTTGGGAGCTACTAGGGGTATTGCGGACGTACAGTCTACTGCCTTCTTCCGGGGTGTGGACTGGGAACATGTCAGAGAGCGTCCTGCCGCTATTCCCGTTCAGGTTAAGAGCATAGATGACACGTCCAACTTTGACGATTTTCCCGATGTCAAATTGGAAATTCGTACGTGTGCATTTCAGATCATTGTATAtacatgttacagttgaagtgtatcatccagttgtaatatattttgattagttggaatatattccatctaacctggtaccaaataccattatagttgaagtgtattttcagttgtaatatattttgactagttggaatatattccgtcttacccacgtaagttgattcatatggtgaattaaattccaactaatcaaaatatattacaactgaaaattcagttcaactataagttgctACCAGGTTAGATatagaggttaggttttcgtaaaaacgtcactcgactagtaaattgagttggaaagtagCATTTTTGTTTTGGGCACATTATttaagttatcgtaatacgatattcattacctttattcgtgaTACCTAGTAAATATTAACGAATTATCGAGTTCTATAGCATTCGTacaaacatcagagctgtctaAACTCAACTGttgtattacaactggcgcacattgttgaaagtgtatttgcgcttgtagatatatagtttatattacaactgaaaatatacttcgactgtaacatgtatacatattttcatgtgttatatgtatatgtgtataattttgtatttaaatttcagcCGCAGCTCCCATACCCCAAGACGGCGAAGTGGTATATAAGGATTGGGTCTTTATTAATTATACTTTTAGACGATTCGAAGGTCTCACTCAGCGAGGCACTACATTGAAGAAGTAATTTATCACTACCTAACCAcacatttcattattattagtatCATTCGTCTTTACAAAGCATTTGTCTTTTCTACACAACACACACTCAattaaccatatatgtatgtatgactatTTTCACAGAATAGATGTATGACACGCAATCTcagattataaaatatatgtactctCACGTTTCAATGTATCACATTTATGAaaaaggtgattttttttctatgaatAGGATTTAGTTTAATGAATTAGTTAATGTGAATGGTTCACGGTCTGTCGACAAATACCGAATGTATTGATTTGATCTATTAATATGTCATTGTTGCTACAATTAATTAGGTTGTGgcttgtaaatacataaatcaattcaaaatataattgtattccATGGcagtttttgtttaattttacccTTGTATATTTGGTATGTGTGCTGTGATAAGTTGATGACGGCCtatctctccaacacgcttctattcgcctctgttttgtgcaactcttaTTCATCTCatcccatacatttttctaatttcgtttacccatcttccttgcgggcttcctttcaccctttatattatattatattgggtaccattctagcacttct encodes:
- the LOC143922872 gene encoding serine/threonine-protein kinase tricornered-like; translated protein: MTATDTPIRFSGHTLDKATKAKVTLENYYSNLIVQHLERKQRLAKLEESLKEEGLTEAQKQEKRLQHAQKETEFLRLKRSRLGVEDFESLKVIGRGAFGEVRLVQKKDTGHVYAMKILRKADMLEKEQVAHVRAERDVLVEADHQWVVKMFYSFQDPMNLYLIMEFLPGGDMMTLLMKKDTLSEECTQFYMAETALAIDSIHKLGFIHRDIKPDNLLLDARGHIKLSDFGLCTGLKQSHRTDFYRDLSRATPSDFIVTSGSPMDSKRRAESWKKNRRALAYSTVGTPDYIAPEVFLQTGYGSQADWWSLGVIMYEMLIGYPPFCSDNPQETYRKVMSWRETLIFPPEVPISEEAKETIMRFCSEPDRRLGATRGIADVQSTAFFRGVDWEHVRERPAAIPVQVKSIDDTSNFDDFPDVKLEIPAAPIPQDGEVVYKDWVFINYTFRRFEGLTQRGTTLKK